One window of Nicotiana tomentosiformis chromosome 11, ASM39032v3, whole genome shotgun sequence genomic DNA carries:
- the LOC104093174 gene encoding ARF guanine-nucleotide exchange factor GNL2, protein MGAAEGDENMKKIKRKELGISCTLNTEVGAVLAMIRRAPEANLHFYHPPEEHYDSQISHSLKSLRSLIFNPQQEWRTIDPMMYLSPFLDVVQSDDVPAAATGVALSSILKILKLEIFDQKTPGAREAINSAVIAVTGCRLEKTDPILEDAIMMKILQALTAIMGHPSSILLTDQYVCTIVNTCFQVVQQSANRSDLLQRCARYTMHELIHIIYQRLPEIEVNDWEDSESDTEDSNLDSGYGIRSAIDVFHFLCSLLNVVEVMETNGITSQTADENVQLFALVLINSAIELSGDSIGKHPKLLRMIQDDLFHHLVHYGASSNPLVLSMICSIVLNIYHFLRSSVRLQLEGFFSFVLLKVASLANSLQLQEVAIEGIINFCRQPTFIIEVYVNYDCNPIFNNIFEEIGKSLCMHAFPTGGCLKSLQVQAFEGLAVIIHNIADNVDKEDDSTPFGPYPVEISEYRPFWEEKSKEEDIEDWIDFVRVRMTQKRKILIAGNHFSRDEKKGLEYLKISLLIADPPDPKIYAMFFRYTPGLNKTAIGDFLGDPDDFHLQVLKEFTDTFEFMGMVLDIALRTYLETFRLPGESQKIQRILEAFAERFFDQQSSEIFSSKDAVFILCYSVIMLNTDQHNPQVKKKMTEDEFIRNNRAINGGQDLPREYLSDLFHSISTNAITLFGSSGTPTEMNPSRWIQLMNRSKNMKPFIFCNFDRRLGRDMFASIAGPTVATLATIFEQSDEEDILHECIEALFSIARITQYGLEDTLDELLCSFCKFTTLLNPYASSEETLYAFSNDMKPRMATLAIFTIANDFKRSIRGAWRTIVDCLLKLRRLKLLPQSVVEPESASNSSSNLPVHERSVSGVVFPTQDFKFGSKRHNSGIIGRFSHFLSMESVEESLNLGVSEFEQNLKIIQQCRIGNIFSNSSSLPVESLLNLGRCLIFAAAGIGQKFSTPIEEEETVGFCWDLIVSIASSNTHRLLVFWPHYNEYLWDVAQFPLFSPIPFAEKGIMALMKICLKLLSSFHLDKSPEELIFKSINLMWKLEKEILDTSCEFLVQSVTTILTEYPANLQTQLGWKTVMHLLSVTGRHPETYEQGVEALINLMSDGFHISRLNYPYCIDCAFGFVALKSSPLEKNVKIMDLMSNTVNLLVQWYKSGYTDPGSSTSVNSSASISSLEECSKALSSSNLTMAYFAKLGEAFRKTSLARREEIRNHAVMSLQKSFALGEDLYFTPTNILSCFNLILFAMVDDLHEKMLEYSKRENAERETRSMEGTLKLSMEVLTDVYLQFMKPLSESPNFRAFWMGILRRMDTCMKADLGECGESKLPHTIPMLLKKMVVKMKQKEILVPRKDDDLWEMTHVQIQWIAPSLTKELFPDA, encoded by the exons ATGGGTGCTGCAGAAGGAGACGAAAACATGAAAAAGATCAAAAGGAAGGAGCTGGGAATATCTTGCACGTTGAATACAGAAGTGGGAGCTGTTCTAGCAATGATTCGACGTGCCCCTGAAGCAAATTTGCATTTCTACCATCCCCCCGAAGAACACTATGATTCTCAAATATCACATTCCTTGAAATCACTAAGATCACTCATCTTTAATCCTCAGCAAGAATGGCGAACCATCGACCCTATGATGTACCTTTCACCTTTTCTTGACGTTGTACAAAGTGATGATGTTCCTGCTGCAGCCACAGGGGTGGCTCTTTCATCTATCCTTAAGATCCTAAAGCTTGAAATATTTGATCAGAAGACTCCAGGAGCAAGAGAAGCGATTAATTCAGCTGTGATTGCTGTCACAGGCTGTCGTTTGGAGAAAACTGATCCGATTTTAGAAGATGCTATTATGATGAAAATTTTGCAGGCTTTGACAGCAATTATGGGGCATCCTTCTTCTATTTTGCTCACAGATCAGTACGTTTGCACAATTGTGAACACGTGCTTTCAGGTGGTTCAGCAGTCAGCTAACCGGAGTGATTTACTTCAGCGTTGTGCCAGATACACAATGCATGAGCTGATACATATCATTTATCAACGTTTGCCTGAAATTGAGGTGAATGATTGGGAAGATTCGGAGTCAGATACTGAGGATAGCAACTTGGATTCGGGGTATGGAATTCGTTCTGCTATAGATGTTTTTCATTTCTTATGTTCCTTGCTCAATGTAGTGGAAGTCATGGAGACTAATGGAATTACATCTCAAACTGCTGATGAAAATGTTCAGCTTTTTGCCTTGGTTTTGATCAATTCTGCTATAGAATTAAGTGGTGATAGCATCGGTAAGCATCCAAAGCTCTTGAGGATGATTCAAGATGACCTTTTCCACCATTTGGTTCATTATGGAGCCTCGTCAAATCCCCTTGTATTGTCCATGATTTGCAGCattgttttaaatatttatcaCTTTCTTCGCAG CTCGGTTCGTCTTCAACTGGAAGGTTTTTTCTCATTTGTGCTGCTTAAAGTGGCGAGCTTAGCAAATTCACTTCAACTTCAAGAAGTAGCAATTGAAGGTATTATAAATTTCTGCAGACAACCAACTTTTATAATTGAAGTCTACGTGAATTATGATTGTAACCCCATATTCAACAATATATTTGAGGAGATTGGCAAGTCTCTTTGCATGCATGCATTTCCTACTGGTGGATGTTTGAAAAGTTTACAAGTTCAGGCCTTTGAAGGCCTAGCAGTGATTATCCATAACATAGCTGACAACGTTGACAAAGAAGATGATTCAACACCTTTTGGACCATATCCTGTTGAGATCTCCGAGTATAGACCATTCTGGGAAGAAAAGTCTAAAGAAGAAGACATAGAGGATTGGATCGACTTTGTTAGAGTGAGAATGACACAAAAAAGAAAGATACTAATAGCCGGGAATCATTTCAGTAGAGATGAAAAAAAGGGATTGGAGTATTTGAAAATTTCCCTGTTAATCGCAGATCCTCCTGATCCAAAAATCTATGCCATGTTCTTTCGGTATACACCAGGACTAAACAAGACCGCAATTGGTGATTTTCTTGGTGATCCTGATGATTTCCACCTCCAAGTCCTTAAAGAATTTACAGACACCTTTGAGTTTATGGGAATGGTTCTGGACATTGCTTTGAGAACTTATCTGGAGACTTTTAGATTGCCAGGGGAGTCGCAGAAAATCCAAAGAATCCTTGAAGCATTTGCTGAAAGGTTTTTTGATCAACAATCCTCAGAAATATTTTCAAGCAAAGATGCTGTTTTCATACTTTGTTATTCAGTTATCATGCTTAACACTGATCAGCATAACCCACAAGTCAAGAAGAAAATGACAGAAGATGAATTTATTAGAAACAATAGAGCCATAAATGGAGGACAAGATCTTCCCAGAGAATACCTTTCTGATCTTTTCCATTCCATTTCAACCAATGCAATCACATTATTCGGTTCATCTGGTACTCCTACGGAAATGAATCCTAGCAGATGGATTCAGCTAATGAATCGATCAAAGAACATGAAACCTTTCATATTCTGCAATTTTGATCGACGACTAGGACGAGACATGTTTGCCTCAATTGCTGGTCCAACAGTTGCTACACTTGCAACCATCTTCGAACAGTCTGATGAAGAAGATATCCTTCATGAATGTATTGAGGCTTTGTTTTCAATTGCTAGAATAACACAATATGGTCTAGAGGATACTCTTGACGAGCTTCTTTGCTCATTCTGCAAATTTACTACATTACTAAATCCTTATGCATCTTCAGAAGAAACCTTGTACGCATTCAGCAATGATATGAAGCCAAGAATGGCAACTCTTGCAATTTTCACCATTGCAAATGACTTCAAAAGATCCATCAGGGGAGCTTGGAGAACCATTGTAGACTGTTTGCTGAAACTAAGAAGGTTAAAGCTACTTCCACAATCTGTTGTTGAACCTGAAAGCGCTTCGAACTCGTCATCCAACCTTCCAGTACATGAAAGATCTGTATCAGGAGTGGTTTTTCCTACTCAAGATTTTAAGTTTGGCAGCAAACGCCATAACTCCGGAATAATTGGCCGATTTTCACATTTTTTATCCATGGAAAGTGTAGAAGAATCCTTGAACCTGGGGGTAAGTGAGTTTGAACAGAACCTAAAAATTATTCAACAGTGCCGCATAGGGAACATCTTCAGCAATAGCTCCAGTTTACCTGTCGAGTCTTTGCTGAATCTAGGTCGTTGTCTGATATTTGCAGCAGCTGGTATAGGCCAAAAATTCAGCACCCCAATTGAAGAGGAAGAAACTGTTGGATTCTGTTGGGATTTAATAGTTAGCATTGCTTCATCCAATACTCACAGGCTCTTGGTGTTTTGGCCTCATTACAATGAATATCTGTGGGATGTTGCTCAATTTCCTCTATTTTCTCCAATCCCTTTTGCAGAAAAGGGTATCATGGCCCTCATGAAGATTTGTTTAAAGCTCTTATCTTCCTTCCACTTAGACAAAAGTCCAGAAGAACTAATCTTCAAATCCATCAATTTGATGTGGAAGCTGGAAAAGGAAATTCTTGATACTAGCTGTGAGTTCTTAGTACAATCTGTCACCACAATCCTGACAGAGTATCCTGCGAATCTGCAAACTCAACTAGGATGGAAAACAGTCATGCATTTGCTTTCAGTCACAGGGCGACATCCAGAAACCTATGAGCAGGGAGTTGAAGCCCTCATTAATTTGATGTCAGATGGTTTTCATATTTCAAGATTGAACTACCCTTACTGCATAGATTGTGCATTTGGCTTTGTCGCATTGAAAAGTAGCCCCTTAGAAAAGAACGTCAAGATCATGGACTTGATGTCTAATACTGTGAATTTATTAGTACAATGGTACAAAAGTGGATACACAGATCCAGGGAGTTCGACGAGTGTAAATAGTAGCGCAAGCATTTCTTCTCTAGAAGAATGTTCAAAAGCTCTTAGCTCTTCTAACTTAACAATGGCATATTTTGCTAAACTAGGGGAAGCATTCAGAAAGACGAGCTTAGCAAGAAGAGAAGAGATAAGAAACCACGCGGTCATGTCTTTACAGAAAAGTTTTGCTCTTGGTGAGGATTTATACTTCACACCGACCAACATCCTTAGCTGTTTCAACCTCATACTTTTTGCAATGGTGGATGATTTGCATGAGAAGATGTTGGAATACTCAAAAAGGGAGAATGCAGAAAGGGAGACAAGAAGTATGGAAGGGACTTTGAAGCTATCAATGGAGGTTCTAACGGATGTTTATTTGCAGTTCATGAAACCATTATCAGAAAGTCCTAATTTCAGGGCGTTTTGGATGGGCATCCTGAGAAGAATGGATACATGCATGAAGGCCGATTTAGGAGAATGTGGTGAGTCAAAACTGCCACATACTATCCCTATGCTGTTGAAGAAGATGGTTGTCAAAATGAAGCAAAAGGAGATTTTGGTTcccagaaaagatgatgacttgTGGGAAATGACTCATGTTCAGATACAATGGATTGCTCCATCACTTACGAAAGAATTATTTCCAGATGCTTGA
- the LOC138901227 gene encoding uncharacterized protein codes for MYQQPNNPPPYPSQGKSSSNNEMGQIESMFKQIMETNTDSDAQIASHNTSIRNLEVQMGQIFQALNNRPKGALLSDTVVNPKGGNNTGHAMAVTARSGRGRVASTSNPRKIVNDDVVVQEEDEPRNYENVHDEVRIDIDENVDETQDDVNPSREHVIDIPDPVVPKAKVPLPRPPPPYPQRIAKQNNENQFKKFIGMMNSLSINVPLVEALEQMPEYAKFMKDLVTKKRSMNCEIIKMIHKVSTIVHSMATMLEDPSAFTIPCTIGSANFAKALCDLGASINLMHYSVFRTLEIGKPRPTSMRLQMVDRTMNMPLGIIDDVLVRVDKFILPADFVILNCEVDYEVPIILGRPFLATCKALVDVEDGELNFRVGDEKVVFHVCKSMRQPKSNKVCSFVDLVTKAIVDDTIAMINVENPLEAVLLNH; via the coding sequence atgtatcaacaacccaacaacccgcctccatatccgtcACAAGGGaaaagttcttccaacaatgagatgggacagatagaaagtatgttcaagcaaataatGGAAACAAACACTGACtctgatgcccaaatagcctcccacaacacttctatccgcaacttggaagTCCAAATGGGTCAAATTTTTCAAGCCTTGAATAAtcgccctaagggggcactactaagtgatacggtagtaaacccaaagggtggaaacaatactggccatgctatggcggtgactGCAAGAAGTGGTAGAGGTAGAGTTGCTAGTACCTCCAATCCAAGAAAGATCGTGAATGATGATGTGGTTGTGCAAGAAGAGGATGAGCCAAGAAATTATGAGAATGTGCACGATGAAGTGAGGATAgacattgatgaaaatgtggatgagacacaagatgatgtgaacccgtctagggaacacgtgatagacataccaGATCCGGTAGTGCCCAAAGCCAAGGTtcctttgccaaggcctcctccaccatatcctcaaaggATCGCAAAACAAAACAACGAAAACCAATTTAAGAAATTCATTGGTATGATGAAtagtttgtccataaatgtacctttggttgaagctctagaacaaatgccggaatatgccaagttcatgaaggacttggtaacaaagaagaggtcaatgaacTGTGAGATAATCAAAATGATACATAAAGTGAGTACCATTGTGCATTCTATGGCTACAATGCTAGAAGATCCcagtgcctttacaattccatgcactatcGGTAGTGCCAATTTCGCCAAAGCCTTGTGCGATTtgggagcgagcattaatttgatgcACTATTCTGTGTTCAGGACATTGgagattgggaaaccaagacctacTTCCATGAGGTTACAAATGGTGGACAGAACAATGAATAtgccattggggataattgatgatgtgctagTTCGGGTCGATAAGTTCATacttcccgcagattttgtgatactcaactgtgaggttgactatgaggtgccaatcatattggggagacctttcctagcaacgtgtaaggcattggttgatgtggaagATGGTGAGCTCAacttccgggtgggcgatgaaaaggttgtgttccacgtgtgcaagtcAATGAGGCAGCCTAAGAGCAACAAAGtatgctcttttgtggatcttgtgacaaAGGCGATTGTTGATGACACGATTGCTATGATCAATGTAGAAAACCCTCTGGAAGCTGTGTTGTTAAATCATTAG